One stretch of Roseimicrobium sp. ORNL1 DNA includes these proteins:
- a CDS encoding PHB depolymerase family esterase has protein sequence MRLASFLCLALGVAAPLLPFVSHGQQTTAPATPRERLREMFTMPQGMQEASYTVDGVAREALIYAPVTAKSAPTPVVFVFHGHGGNAKQAARSFRIYQEWPEAISVYMQGLPTKGQLTDPEGKKNGWQGRDGLEGDRDLKFFDAVLAKLKTDYQVDAKRIYSTGHSNGGGFTYLLWAERGDVFAAVAPSAAAAPFSMPKLKPKPAMHLAGETDPLVKYEWQKKTMEAVRKLNGCNEQGKAWNEVGTVYSSATGTPFVSLIHPGGHQFLQEAPPLIVKFFKEHPASTSTTTSVDTAKK, from the coding sequence ATGCGCCTCGCTTCTTTCTTGTGTCTCGCCCTCGGAGTAGCCGCTCCGCTGCTGCCGTTTGTTTCTCACGGCCAGCAGACGACCGCCCCCGCCACCCCGCGTGAGCGGCTTCGGGAAATGTTCACCATGCCACAGGGCATGCAGGAGGCGTCCTACACGGTGGATGGCGTGGCGCGTGAAGCGCTCATCTATGCTCCTGTCACGGCAAAGTCCGCGCCCACACCGGTGGTGTTTGTCTTCCACGGACACGGCGGAAATGCGAAGCAGGCAGCGCGCAGTTTCCGCATCTACCAGGAGTGGCCCGAGGCCATTTCCGTGTACATGCAAGGCTTGCCCACCAAGGGCCAGCTCACTGACCCCGAGGGGAAGAAGAATGGGTGGCAGGGGCGTGACGGACTGGAGGGAGACCGCGACCTGAAATTTTTCGATGCCGTGCTCGCGAAGTTGAAGACGGATTACCAGGTCGATGCGAAGCGCATCTACTCCACCGGCCATTCAAATGGCGGCGGCTTCACCTACCTGCTCTGGGCGGAGCGTGGGGACGTCTTCGCCGCCGTGGCGCCCTCTGCGGCTGCGGCTCCCTTCAGCATGCCCAAGCTCAAGCCCAAGCCCGCCATGCATCTCGCCGGAGAGACGGATCCTTTGGTGAAGTATGAGTGGCAGAAGAAGACCATGGAAGCCGTGCGCAAGCTCAACGGTTGCAACGAACAGGGCAAAGCATGGAACGAAGTCGGCACCGTGTACTCATCCGCCACCGGCACCCCTTTCGTAAGCCTCATCCATCCCGGCGGTCACCAATTCCTGCAGGAAGCACCACCGCTCATTGTGAAGTTCTTCAAGGAGCATCCGGCGAGCACTAGCACGACGACATCTGTGGATACAGCGAAGAAGTAG
- a CDS encoding NUDIX domain-containing protein: MPQRSAGMLVFRRKGRDAIELLLVHPGGPFWAKKDAGAWSIPKGLVEDGDEDDAATAVREFSEETGFACPVGEKVDLGEVKMKSGKLIRAWAVEGEVDPSQLKSNLFSIEWPPKSGKRQEFPEIDRGQYFSPEEARLKLHTSLVPFVDRLLRQLGMMNGDAKE; this comes from the coding sequence ATGCCACAACGCAGCGCCGGAATGCTTGTCTTCAGACGAAAGGGTAGGGATGCCATCGAGCTGCTGCTGGTGCATCCCGGTGGCCCTTTCTGGGCGAAGAAGGACGCCGGCGCATGGTCCATCCCCAAGGGACTTGTGGAAGACGGCGATGAAGATGATGCCGCCACCGCCGTGCGGGAGTTCTCTGAAGAAACCGGCTTCGCCTGCCCGGTGGGAGAAAAGGTCGATCTGGGCGAAGTGAAGATGAAGTCCGGCAAACTCATCCGCGCCTGGGCTGTGGAAGGGGAGGTGGACCCCAGTCAACTCAAGAGCAATCTCTTCTCCATAGAATGGCCGCCGAAGTCCGGAAAGAGGCAGGAGTTTCCCGAGATCGATCGCGGCCAGTATTTCTCACCGGAGGAGGCAAGGCTCAAGCTGCACACGAGCCTGGTGCCGTTTGTAGATCGGCTGCTCCGGCAGTTGGGGATGATGAACGGCGATGCGAAGGAATAG